From Channa argus isolate prfri chromosome 18, Channa argus male v1.0, whole genome shotgun sequence, the proteins below share one genomic window:
- the prrc2b gene encoding protein PRRC2B — protein sequence MSDRLGQITKSKDGKSKYSSLSLFDKYKGKSIETQKNTVVPRHGLQSLGKVATARRMPPPAHLPSLKSENKGNDPNVIIVPKDGTGWANKQEQPDQKSSIASIPQPPELQPPLALQKSVSNLQKPSPVANQENTNTGGPKQWAQLNGKAVEQDGSRASNRLQPFSHEEFPTLKAAGEQDRAGKERSGFDPSYGPGPSLRPQNVTSWREGGGRNLQPSSLTLGLPADPETKLTALGETGTPPASSHPTSTTGTTSSNAVTAQSPALDPKEPSLRPAQPVRRTTVPTALQYQLHHTSNAVYHDMLPAFMCSKETRETPGSENAPTIITAPARFDSKPTFRQSFAKPELVNGDVRRENRFVRAPPRLSSQPIPRPGDRPLRPAIINPDDLKDLDELDNDCEDGWAGLHEEVDYSEKLKFSDDEEEHSSNEKIKMWNEWERENQRDCQSSLSSGEASYPHEAPEESYSYQHHHHEPSRKTSGRFLSVDTQAQQKIQVEQVADQVDHQRQVLNQAPARAKYVSPELSEAVERARRRREEEERRAREERLAACAEKLKKLDEKFGKTERQTSKTEDSQKDGKGKEVPMSPNRDLSKGNHENWQHSTKDVSECPPDNSPGHSYCEEPGFSTYRGSEDDSQEPSSPTGDYGGRQPSKPIPPRFQKQPQHHQQQEQIYKMQHWQQSGHTAPSGSGHSQRGYYPPHVLGFDPRWMMMPPFMDPRVTQGRSPVDYYPGAVHSSALSLIALAGMMKSVITQDHLNSPGSDEGCHPNLHQERRAPSSEPYPMWNQDGYPLRSFTPPYQRQHESSDSGQPDERSDVACSQQDSYEERPNECLTQPQDDSPNCVYQSRGPDREHHDQCMLTIAQNHSQNHTELKEGPESHDATLDGSKDNWKRDGGLKQEGGLNSTQSQWSESSSSSSISQPSENSGRTLTRRTGPIKKPVLKALKVEDKENEKSKPEPEEKPVPYRLEKEVLTNVYDLKKDNQPASNRRSVSPVVQKQPEERQHQSPAPAYTERPLSTHSDDSPKESTWDSGKGQLSKDGLENREPQAPRRNNWIFIDEEQAFGAVRGTGRGRSRGFREFSSRGGNRGGRGGEGLRGAYNSNNSNGAQRTGRGRATPRDLVKVEEFQRGKPRRRNVSETLSEASEYEELPKRRRQKGSENGEGCTESGEVRKADRDSWRSNKVYTDDQTATDCREKSKTNRGFGGRMLPPRLNTTGSYSRSFGGTRDISTWRGRGPHFTSSGGALQENGYAPGAETTYSRRPPVERDALKYTPKFSGSFMENGTEEREGEYYFDNDNPDRQMLRRRRPPRQDKPPRFRRLQQEREPGSNQWTNDEYINGDFSNSWPGRSKGSGEDNWPSGHYTGGRSSQHGQAEEWETGSDNSDFGDWREKRGGSGGPSTQGHGDIPSDSGHSEPGSGEKRELSKRSFSSQRPLVERQNRKGESSLLEAGKMTRTADNPSTSSSNRSDSWQNGGNSCKSRSPDESVSVYSIEHPEEREPSDPSGKKLDKDLNPGPVKTDIAEPLSQYELSSYPIDGEPGAPVSNPEGYQDALSKKQRRPQEDERRRKEHGASVPLKNRTISSKMPPRFAKKQGSMSLEQPEEALSSNNLGTEIWETNSSALSVQSSGGDSWTKQVSYTGSEPNSEDSDAGPEHNKEQHKPGPIGNERSLKHRKGSEGVDRLEGGPITPVNGVDLHVDTVLPVPPIEFGVSAKDSDFSLPPGSTPVPTSNPVNKLQDALNTNTALNQSIPMLRSNHLQPGINLNPISFPSADLTLKMESARKAWENSQSLPEQGSPGSGASGAQPPCSAGSSSGVSYSSFGGVSMPPMPVASVAPSMSMQGNHIPPLYLDGHVFPSQTRLVPPTMTQQQTYQQAAAAQQIPISLHTSLQAQAQLGLRGGLPVSQSQEMFSSIPPFRSQVYMHPNLSQPSPMVLSGGAPLKGPYSAFPGMQPSDMVKPQSGSHYQPMNGSQQLVYDSQMNQGPGMGSSQLMDSQLIQVTMPLPGSQLRYGSAQQHLILPQSIQLQQGQNLSVGAPRRMMPPGSQPAVMTGSREASQMEMKGFQFAEKPNHSPGISGGSYRPGSASPSGKPSGPGGPVGPLPTHFTQQVPPTQGSMVMHMRPHTTGPFPNPIQRPVMQVNKPVIIRSPPYPNPGRDPPHSTPPSVPEPPVKGPEDGMKVSHPL from the exons ATGTCCGATCGTTTGGGGCAAATAACCAAGTCCAAGGATGGGAAAAGCAAGTATTCCTCACTCAGCCTATTTGACAAGTACAAGGGAAAATCAATAGAAACTCAGAAAAACACAG TAGTTCCACGACATGGCTTGCAGAGTCTCGGCAAAGTGGCCACAGCCCGGCGCATGCCCCCACCTGCTCACCTGCCAAGTTTAAAGTCTGAGAACAAAGGAAACGACCCCAACGTGATTATTGTGCCCAAAGACGGTACAGGATGGGCAAACAAGCAGGAACAACCCGATCAAAAGAG TTCTATTGCATCGATACCACAGCCGCCGGAGTTGCAGCCGCCGCTGGCTTTACAGAAATCTGTCTCCAATCTTCAGAAGCCCTCTCCAGTAGCCAACCAGGAG aacacaaacacaggtggACCAAAGCAATGGGCCCAGCTAAATGGAAAGGCAGTAGAGCAAGATG GTTCAAGGGCCTCAAACCGACTTCAGCCCTTCTCTCACGAGGAATTTCCCACGCTGAAAGCAGCTGGAGAACAGGACAGGGCTGGCAAGGAAAGAAGCGGCTTCGATCCGTCGTATGGGCCCGGACCAAGCCTCCGCCCCCAGA ATGTGACAAGCTGGAGGGAAGGTGGTGGCAGGAACCTTCAACCCTCGTCTTTGACCCTTGGCCTGCCTGCAGACCCTGAGACTAAGCTTACTGCCCTGGGTGAGACTGGCACTCCTCCAGCCTCATCTCATCCAACATCTACCACTGGCACCACCTCGTCAAATGCAGTAACTGCTCAGTCACCAGCCCTTGATCCCAAGGAGCCTTCCCTGAGACCCGCTCAACCTGTCCGCAGGACAACTGTCCCTACTGCTCTGCAGTACCAGCTTCACCATACTTCCAATGCTGTCTACCATGACATGTTGCCCGCATTT ATGTGCTCTAAAGAGACACGTGAAACGCCAGGTTCAGAAAATGCTCCTACCATTATAACAGCCCCAGCACGATTTGacagcaaacccactttcagaCAAAGCTTTGCCAAACCTGAACTTGTTAA TGGCGATGTGAGAAGGGAGAATCGGTTTGTACGTGCTCCACCACGACTCTCTTCTCAGCCCATCCCCAGACCTGGTGATAGACCATTACGTCCAGCCATCATTAATCCTGATGATTTGAAAGATCTGGATGAGCTTGATAATGACTGTGAGGATGGGTGGGCTG gactcCATGAGGAAGTTGATTATAGTGAGAAGTTAAAGTTcagtgatgatgaagaagagcaCTCGTCCAATGAAAAAATCAAGATGTG GAATGAATGGGAGAGAGAGAACCAGCGTGACTGCCAATCCTCCCTAAGTTCAGGTGAGGCATCTTACCCTCATGAGGCCCCTGAGGAGAGTTATTCCTATCAACATCACCATCACGAACCTTCCAGGAAGACCAGTGGGAGATTTCTCtctgtggacacccag GCCCAGCAGAAAATCCAAGTTGAGCAAGTGGCTGACCAGGTGGATCACCAACGCCAGGTTTTGAATCAGGCTCCGGCTAGGGCAAAGTATGTGTCACCTGAGCTCTCGGAGGCTGTTGAGAGAGCCCGCAGAAggcgggaggaggaggagaggcgTGCCCGGGAGGAACGGCTGGCTGCCTGTGCTGAAAAACTCAAAAAGCTAGATGAGAAATTTGGGAAGACTGAAAGGCAGACATCAAAGACAGAGGATAGCCAGAAGGATGGAAAGGGTAAAGAAGTTCCTATGTCCCCAAACAGAGACCTAAGTAAGGGCAACCATGAGAACTGGCAACATAGCACAAAAG ATGTAAGTGAATGTCCTCCAGACAATTCTCCTGGCCACAGTTACTGTGAGGAACCTGGCTTCTCTACCTACCGTGGCAGCGAAGATGATAGCCAGGAGCCTTCATCCCCTACAGGAGACTATGGTGGACGACAACCCTCCAAACCCATTCCACCTCGTTTTCAAAAGCAGCCTcagcaccaccagcagcag GAACAAATATACAAGATGCAGCATTGGCAGCAGTCAGGCCACACTGCCCCATCTGGCTCAGGTCATAGCCAGAGAGGCTATTATCCCCCACATGTGCTTGGATTTGACCCTCGCTGGATGATGATGCCACCTTTTATGGATCCCCGCGTGACCCAAGGGCGATCTCCTGTGGACTATTACCCTGGAGCTGTTCACTCATCAG CTTTATCACTCATTGCTTTAGCAGGAATGATGAAATCCGTGATAACTCAAGATCACTTGAATAGTCCTGGTTCGGATGAAGGCTGCCACCCCAACCTGCACCAGGAGAGAAGAGCCCCTTCCTCTGAGCCTTACCCTATGTGGAACCAAGATGGCTACCCCTTACGCAGCTTCACTCCACCTTACCAGAGACAGCATGAAAGCTCAGACAGTGGCCAGCCAGATGAAAG AAGTGATGTGGCATGCTCCCAACAGGATTCCTATGAAGAGAGGCCCAATGAGTGCTTGACACAACCTCAAGACGATTCCCCAAATTGTGTTTACCAGAGCAGAGGCCCAGACAGAGAACATCATGACCAATGCATGTTGACCATTGCTCAGAACCACTCCCAGAACCATACAGAGCTGAAAGAGGGCCCTGAATCTCATGATGCAACACTAGATGGCTCCAAAGACAATTGGAAAAGAGATGGAGGCCTGAAACAAGAGGGAGGTCTCAACAGTACTCAAAGCCAGTGGTCTGAATCCAGTTCCAGTAGTAGCATCAGTCAGCCATCTGAGAACAGTGGGCGCACCTTGACTCGCAGAACTGGACCAATAAAGAAACCAGTTCTCAAAGCTCTTAAAGTGGAAGACAAGGAGAATGAAAAGTCTAAACCTGAGCCTGAGGAGAAACCTGTCCCCTACCGTTTAGAGAAAGAAGTCCTTACAAATGTTTATGACTTAAAGAAAGATAACCAGCCTGCTAGCAACAGGCGTTCAGTTTCACCTGTTGTTCAAAAACAACCTGAAGAGAGGCAGCATCAATCACCAGCTCCCGCATACACAGAAAGGCCTTTGAGCACCCATAGTGATGACTCTCCAAAAGAGAGCACCTGGGATAGTGGCAAGGGTCAGTTATCCAAAGATGGCCTGGAAAACCGAGAACCACAGGCACCACGGCGCAATAACTGGATATTTATTGATGAAGAACAAGCTTTTGGTGCCGTTAGAGGAACAGGTAGAGGCCGCAGTCGTGGCTTTAGGGAATTCAGCTCCAGAGGTGGAAACCGTGGCGGCCGAGGAGGAGAGGGTCTCAGGGGGGCTTATAACAGTAATAACAGCAATGGTGCTCAGCGGACAGGCAGAGGCCGGGCAACACCTAGAGATCTTGTCAAAGTGGAGGAGTTCCAGAGGGGTAAGCCTCGAAGGCGAAATGTCAGTGAGACTTTGAGTGAAGCCTCTGAATATGAGGAACTGCCCAAGAGACGGCGCCAGAAGGGATCTGAAAATGGAGAGGGTTGTACAGAGTCTGGGGAGGTCCGTAAAGCTGATCGAGACTCTTGGAGATCCAACAAGGTGTATACAGATGACCAGACGGCCACAGATTGCAGAGAAAAGTCCAAGACCAACAGGGGTTTTGGAGGTCGCATGCTGCCGCCCAGACTTAACACCACTGGAAGTTACAGTCGAAGCTTTGGAGGCACCAGGGATATTTCTACCTGGAGAGGCAGAGGGCCCCACTTCACTAGCAGTGGTGGTGCCTTGCAAGAAAATGGTTATGCTCCTGGAGCAGAGACTACTTACTCACGCAGACCCCCTGTTGAACGTGATGCCCTTAAGTACACCCCTAAATTTTCTGGCTCTTTCATGGAAAATGGTACAGAAGAACGTGAAGGAGAATACTACTTTGACAACGACAACCCTGACAGGCAGATGTTAAGGAGGCGACGTCCACCTCGCCAAGACAAGCCTCCACGATTCCGACGTTTGCAACAAGAACGTGAACCTGGCTCAAACCAATGGACAAATGATGAATATATAAATGGAGACTTTTCAAACTCCTGGCCTGGTCGCTCCAAAGGTAGTGGCGAAGACAACTGGCCCAGTGGCCACTACACTGGGGGCCGTTCTAGTCAGCATGGTCAAGCAGAAGAATGGGAGACAGGATCAGACAACAGTGACTTTGGTGACTGGAGAGAGAAGCGAGGTGGAAGTGGAGGCCCATCTACACAGGGACATGGTGATATTCCCTCTGACTCTGGCCATAGTGAACCTGGTTCTGGTGAGAAGAGGGAACTGTCTAAGAGAAGTTTTTCCAGTCAGAGGCCACTTGTGGAACGACAGAACAGGAAAGGAGAGTCATCACTGTTGGAGGCTGGCAAGATGACACGTACAGCTGATAAtccttccacctcctcctctaaTAGGAGTGACAGTTGGCAGAATGGAGGGAATTCTTGTAAGAG cagGAGCCCAGATGAGTCTGTCTCAGTCTACAGCATTGAGCACCCAGAGGAGCGAGAACCCAGTGACCCCTCAGGGAAAAAATTGGACAAAGATCTGAATCCAGGACCTGTCAAGACAGACATAGCTGAACCCCTGTCCCAGTATGAGCTTAGCAGCTACCCAA TTGACGGAGAACCAGGGGCACCAGTTTCAAATCCAGAAGGATACCAAGATGCCTTGTCCAAAAAGCAAAGACGCCCACAGGAAGATGAGCGAAGGAGAAAGGAACATGGAGCTTCT GTGCCATTAAAGAACCGGACAATTTCATCCAAGATGCCACCACGCTTTGCCAAAAAGCAGGGAAGCATGAGCTTAGAACAACCAGAGGAGGCACTTTCTTCTAACAACCTGGGGACTGAAATCTGGGAGACAAACAGCTCAG CGCTTTCAGTGCAGTCATCAGGGGGAGACTCATGGACAAAACAGGTGTCTTACACTGGGAGTGAGCCAAACTCTGAG GACTCAGATGCTGGTCCAGAGCATAATAAAGAACAGCACAAGCCAGGGCCAATTGGAAATGAGCGCTCTCTAAAGCACCGCAAAGGCTCGGAAGGTGTTGATCGTCTGGAAGGTGGCCCCATCACGCCCGTCAATGGTGTGGACCTACATGTGGACACTGTTTTGCCTGTGCCACCTATCGAGTTTGGTGTCAGTGCCAAGGACTCGGATTTCAGCCTACCACCGGGCTCCACCCCAGTGCCCACATCCAATCCTGTCAACAAGCTTCAGGATGCACTTAACACAAAT ACTGCTCTCAATCAGAGTATCCCCATGCTGCGTTCCAACCACCTACAGCCTGGCATTAACCTCAATCCCATTTCCTTCCCCAGTGCTGACCTTACTCTAAAg ATGGAATCTGCAAGGAAGGCATGGGAAAACTCCCAGTCCCTTCCTGAACAGGGCTCTCCTGGCAGCGGTGCTTCAGGTGCTCAGCCTCCCTGCAGTGCTGGCTCATCCAGTGGTGTCAGCTACAGCTCTTTTGGAGGAGTTTCTATGCCTCCGATGCCTGTGGCGTCAGTAGCACCTTCCATGTCCATGCAAg GTAATCATATTCCTCCATTGTATCTGGATGGTCATGTCTTTCCAAGCCAAACACGCCTTGTACCTCCCACCATGACCCAGCAGCAGACTTACCAACAG GCGGCTGCAGCCCAGCAGATTCCCATCTCTTTACACACGTCACTTCAGGCTCAAGCTCAGTTGGGGCTCCGTGGAggtctgcctgtctctcagtcCCAGGAGATGTTCAGCTCTATTCCTCCCTTCAG GTCCCAAGTGTACATGCATCCTAACCTGTCACAACCCAGCCCCATGGTGCTTTCAGGTGGGGCCCCTCTCAAGGGTCCCTACTCAGCTTTTCCTGGCATGCAGCCCTCAGACATGGTCAAGCCCCAGTCAGGTTCACACTACCAGCCTATGAATGGCAGCCAGCAGCTAGTCTATGACAGCCAAATGAACCAGGGCCCCGGCATGGGTTCTTCCCAGTTAATGGACTCTCAGCTCATCCAG gtgaCTATGCCCTTGCCAGGCTCTCAGCTGCGCTATGGCTCAGCTCAACAGCATCTCATCCTCCCACAGTCCATTCAGCTTCAACAAGGACAGAACCTGTCCGTGGGAGCCCCGCGCCGAATGATGCCACCTGGTTCCCAGCCAGCTGTTATGACTGGCAGCCGAGAG gCCTCACAGATGGAAATGAAAGGCTTCCAGTTTGCTGAGAAGCCCAACCACTCCCCAGGCATATCTGGAGGGTCCTATAG GCCTGGGTCTGCTAGCCCCAGTGGAAAGCCCTCTGGTCCTGGGGGCCCTGTAGGTC